A window of Sus scrofa isolate TJ Tabasco breed Duroc chromosome 15, Sscrofa11.1, whole genome shotgun sequence genomic DNA:
GAACGGAaccctccacagtgacccaagccactgcagttggattcttaacccccactgcaccacagcaggaactcctcctctatattttaaatcatttccagATTACTTATAATAGCTAACACAATGTACATGCTATATAACAGCTGTAAATACAATATAAACACTATGTACAGCCAGACCTTGGAGATACCACGGGATTTGGTTCCAGATCACCATAATAAAACCAGTATCACAATAAACAAAGTCAATATGCATTTTTGGGCTTCCAAGTACATATAAAGGTtgtgtttacactatactgtagtctattaagtgggCAATAGCATCTAAAAGAACAATGCATAGACCttaaacaaaaaatactttatagctaaaaaatgctaaccatacCTAAACTTTTCTGCAATAGTAACCTCCAAGATCACTGATCActgaaataaagattaaaaatgaaaaagtttaaaatattgtgaggagttcctgttgtggctcaatggttaacgatctgactaggaaccatgaggttgtgggttcgatcccaggccttgctcagtgggttaaggatctggcattgccgtggctctggcgtaggccggtggctatagctccgattagacccctagcctgggaacctccatatgccatgagagaggccctagaaaaggcaaaaaatatatatatatatattgtgagaattatcaaaatgtgacacagagacatgaattGAGCAGATGCTGCTGAAAAAATGGAGCTGTTAAGCTTGCTCCAAGAgttgccataaaccttcaatttgtaaaaaatgcagtattaCAGAGCACAATAAAAAGAGGTCTGCCTGTAAAGGcgtgcagcaaattcaagttttgctttttggaactttctgggatTTTTCTTCTGAATATTTCCAATCCAAGTTTGGCTGAATCTGCAGAAGCTGTGACTACAGATGGCTGGCCGTTCAGGAAACTCGTCCCTAGACATATTTACAAATATGACATAAAAATGACACGCCCCTTGCTAAAAGGTCTCACAAGTTATTTACAGCATCGTAAAAACCTCATCTATTTTCTATCTGTAAATATCtttactgatttctttcttctacACACCTTTTGTTTTTATGCCTTttggagcagaggggagggggtctGGAAgagataagagaggaaaaaagtgaggagagaaaaggagatttaGAGGAAGAATGCACTAAGAAAGCAGAACTGGGACTGAAGAATTACGGGAGGGAGGGGGTCCGGGACCTGTCAGATGGCCACACCCAGACGGAGTAGAGCCCgccagagaaagagggaagaggtCTTTCCATCTTCAGTCTGGCCCATGAAGACGCATCACATCAGCTCTGGGGAAAGCACACAGCACCACTGCCTCCAACTGTTCCCTGAGCCTGAAAACGTACGCGGTGTGCTTCACAGACAACTCAGAAatgacagcaatggacagacaAGCacataattataatataaaaaggAACATACTTCAGCGTGGTGgattttaataagattttaataACTGTGGTCAGGAGCCAAATTACGAATACCCCAGAACATGGAGTACAAAACCtcagagacaaaataaaaactcataaaaatgtaAGAGCACTTTAAACAGTCATAATCTTTAGGATAAAGAAACCATTTTCTCAACAAAAGTACTGAGCACGtctaataaaaactaaatgagatTAAAGACAAGGTGCCCGGCTACCCATTCCCCAAATTGCAGTGATTAGGAGGGTGAGATTTGTGTTGAGGACGGCAGGGGGCCAGGAGGACAAGCAAGCTCCCATCACACACAGATCTGGAAGAAACGCCTGGAGATGGGTTGAGCTCTCTCCCGTTTCACTTTAGGATAGGCTAGAGCAGCCTTGAAAATGAACACTACTGCACTACTGGTCAGTGGAACAGCAGGTGCGTGCTCAGCCCCTACCCATACCACCCGCTCCATGGAAGGACATGGTCCTGGGGTGACACCAGGAGACAGGCTGCCTCCTCTGGGAACTACTCATTATCCAGAAAAACTAATGTAACAGGTCTGTGCCACCAACAAACCAAAGATGAGAAGAACAggggtctgggagttccctggtggctcagtgagtcagcagtccggtgttgtcactgctgggggctcaggtcactgctgtggcatggattcaatctctggcccaaaaacttccgcatgccacaggggcagccaaaaaataaaacaatggaggTCTCCAGACCCAGAGGGATACCGTGCCACTACCCTGTGGGTAGCAGGTCAACAGAAGTGGAGAAAGAATCGCAGGCTCAGTTATGCTCATTGTCTGTCGGGACAGATGTGGCCCCCCCCATCCAGGTGTTTCAGGTGGTTGGGTGTTGGTTCCCTCAACTCCCTAAAGCAAATGCTTAAATGCTAATGCCTTATGGATCCCTTTTTTCTCCCAAAGGCATCACACGTTATGCTTCACTTGAGCCAGATGTTTGGACTGGGGTGTCTGCTCATCCAGCTAGGAACACAACTGCAATGATTCATCAGTCCTTCCAGCACAGGGAGTGTTGAAGAGCAGCTGTGAAACGCAGTGCACGACACACAGCTGACGCCCTTCTGCAGAGCCACAAGTATCCCAGCAAACCAGGGGACAGGAGGGAAGGCGCCCGCTCCAAACCTTCGAGACAGGTCATCCACAGCTCCTTTCTTTGAAACCCTCGATCAGTAATTTCAACAGATGCTGATTCTAGGTGACGGGAGAGAGTCGGGAAGATTGGAGGTCTTATGTTCTTCAGATGTGGACGTGTGCTGCCCTGGCTATTAAAAAGTTCTGTATAACTTCCAGATGAAAGGCATTAGAGCTTCTTAGAAGAGGATAATCCCGATCTGGAGATGCAATGACGTGTCACTCACTGGAGTGTCTCACTCGCTCTGCTGTTAATTGAATCAAAGTCAATGACAATCTGGCTGCACTTTGGTGTGAATTTCCTAAACACAAGAAACAAACCACATCAAGATATTATCCAGTGAGTAGTTTAAGCAATTTGTTTACTTTGGCTTCACTTAACATCttctgtggggtggggtggggaggaggttcCCTGGGATTCACTTgatattttttctctcataagAGCCAATTAGAGGGCAACACACGGAGAGACACACTGACACCGGCCAGGAATGACTAAGACAAAAACAAGGACGCATGGGGTGGCCTGGTTTGTGTGTTCTACAGCTAGCTGAGTTCATGAATTACCAGGGAGTCACAGGAGTTCTAATAAGTTAGCTGCACAACATGACATCAATGACTAGTTTTCTCACCAGATTTGTCTTACTGTCTAGGAAATGTCTGCAGCCAACTTGGAATTgctctaaaacaaaaaaagagtaaattttcTTCTGCTCTTGTGCACAGCAAAAGCCAATCAGCTGTCGTGAggagtcatttttaaaatcatgttctgCTAATGCAGAAGTAAAATAAACCCATGATATTTTTTAACTCACTAATGTACCTTCTCAAACAGTTAAAAAGGACATACTAGGGAATTaaatatagtctttaaaaaaaaaaaccaaccagtCAACAGTCAATATCTTGTTAGTATTATGCAAATAATTTGTGTCTCATAAGGAACAACAGTTCAAGAGATTCATTACAGATAACCTACAACCCTAGAAGACTCCAAGGGGTGAGGTATGTTACCAATTATAAGGACCCCAACTGCTGCCCACAGATACCATGAAGGaacttggaaagttttcagtctcgggagttcccgtcatggagcagtggaaacgaatccaactaggaaccatgaggtttcgggttcggtccctggcctcgctcgctcagtgggttaaggatctggcgttgccatgagctgtggtgtgggttgcagatgtggctgggatttggtgttgctgtggctgtggtgtaggcccgtggctacagctccgattagcctcctagcctgggaacctccatgtgtcgtgggtttggccctaaaaagaaaaaaaaaaaaaaaaaaaagaaagttttcagtCTCAATAGAAGTTTCCACCAGGAACCAAAGGTGGTTGAACTTAATCACAAGTAACTCATACCTCCCAATCCCTGCCTTGCAAAGACAAGCATATAAATCCTAGTGACTCCAAATCTCAATTTAAACTATTGCTGTTGAAAGAATTCCCATGTTTCAACCTGGCAGGTTACTTTCACCCTGAATTTTTTATGTCAGAGTTGTTACATCTGAAAAATTTACAAGGGTTTAATGTTAactagtaaattttattttattttttttgtctttttgctatttctttgggccgctcccacggcatatgggaggttcccaggctaggggtcgaattggagctgtagccactggcctacgccagagccacaacaactcgggatctgagccgtgtctgcaacctacaccacagctcacggcaacgccggatcgttaacccactgagcaaggccagggaccgaacccgcaacctcatggctcctagtcagattcgttaaccactgcgccacgatgagaactccaactagtaaattttaaaatctctctggatttcctactgtggctcagtgggttaaggaccttaaGTTgcctccctgaggatgtgggttcaatccccggcctcgctcagtgagttaaggatccagttattgctgtgagctgtggtgcagcttgcagacatggcttggatctggcgttgctgtggctgtggtgtaggccagtggttgcagttctcattagacccctagcctgggaacttccatatgccacaggcgcagccctagaaaaaaaaaaaagaaacaaaaatatctatgCTTAGAGTATCTTCCGAATCTTAGCACCTCAAGTTTAAAAAGATGCTTCCACGTGGGGAAGTCAGGCATCACAAGGAGACATGAGATGTCAGACAAGGTCAAATGTACTTCTTCATCAAGTCTTCACACCACCTTCTCCCCCAAGGGCTTCCCACGTACCTGAAGGAAACCCCGGCCATTTCAAACATGAGCCTCGCCGCTGTTGTCTCATTGCTATCGTGGTATTTATCAGACATGAAAATAACTTCTTTTATCCCTTAAAAGGCAACAATGGAAGAAACCTCATTATAGGCCATCGAGAGAGTGCAACAGACCTAAGGACAGAAGCCCTGGTGGTGTTTGATTAAGCACCTTTCCTGAGTGTGCAAGAGAACACCCCGACGTCCAGTTACCCAAACATGCATCTGCTGCTTTCAAATACAGCAGTGGATGGATTACATTTAATCTGCCCTCCAGTCTTTTAcggactttttaaaaagtacacgCAAAGGGAAAACATGTCAAATAGTCAAGCCTTGATCCGATTAACAAATTTTCTTTACTGATGGCAGTCAAATATTCTTTTTGCACAAGGCAATGACTCCTAACTCAAGAGGCTAATGGGGTTAGGGAAAATACTGGCAAAATCAGAGATCAGGTCCATTGCGCTTCCAAGAACAGCTCTACAGACCGCGTGCAGCCAGCTCGACAGAGGGTGGATCTGTTTTCCTTCCCTGTCTCACCAAGCGGGGCTCACTTGAGGGCACTTGACACTCCACCCTGCTCCTCCACCAGCCTCGGAGGGGACCACGGGAAGCTGATCCCCACACATGCCCGCTGCCGCGTCTCTGCTTAAGGATGGTGAGGAGAAGTCCTGAAGGATGGGGCAGTACCAGTGAGGAAGCCCACGATGTTCCTTAACGGAGGCCCTTGACCCTGATCCCGACAGACCTCTTCTGCTCAGAGATCCACAGGCTTGTGACAAACAGCCCTGCTAAGCCACACATCTGGCTAACATGTTACGTCTTTAAATCTCAAGCTGAGAGTTTTATGGAGCTAAAGGGTAGCTGAGTCTTAGATGTGACAGTCTGAGAATGGTGAATTAGTCCAAACACAAGGGTGTAGATTTATGGTAACCGTAACGCAAGGAAAATGTAAAGTTGTACCATTTGAGTCTTGTGACATTTATATGCAAAGAGATGTTTAGGTCCTCAAATATCTACCAGATATtagatacaaattaaaatttcatatacaGCCTCCCAGCTGACCTTGTTTCTGACAGAAGttcatttctctccctccccctaaTCTATGCACAATATGTCAGAGAATAGTAAATTGACAGTAATTATATGCAATGCCTGTGTTGTTTTTGGCAGCTTGCAGTTTAAGAAGTTGCAAACCAAATTAAAAACATGCTAAGAATCACAGAGGATGCAATTAGTCTTAGAATACCTGGCaccattcaaaaacaaaacatggaaatatCTTGCAGAGCTGATAGTGCAATTAATTTAGATCTAAACAATCACAATTTAAGATCAAACACATCTGCAGTGAGCAGGTAGCAATGCAAATGTGACAAATGGAAACGGCCCGGGTCCTACCTGCCTGGATGATGAGCTTAGCACATTCATTACACGGGAACAAGGCGACATACATGGTACAGCCTTTCACGTCCGCCGAGTTTTTGTTCATGATGGCATTCAGCTCGGCGTGGCACACTGGTgggttggaaagagaaagaaagaaaaactcagacTGCAGCTCATGAAGAATTTGCTAATAGGGATGAGGCATCTTCTGTGCCCTCTCTCAAATAACACAGACAATAGACTCAATTGTTAAAAAATTGATTAGAAATGCAAAGAACCGAGAAATGAGGACCATGTGGTCGGACAGGATGAGCAGCCAAACCGTTGAGTGCAGCAGCCCTGTGTCTGTTAGCACCTCGAGGGGCCAGGAGGGACCAAGGTCAAGTGTCTTCACCCACTCCAAGCAGAGCAATAGCTCACTGCTCCACAAGACCCTGGGGTGTGGAACTGGCAGCATAAAACAGCTCATTTGTGTGTTGATATGCACAGGTGGGGCTATTTACTGTGGCAGTTAGGAGGGCAAAGAGCAATTTTAAGAGCAAAAGAATCATGAAGTGAAGCTGAGCATTTCCATCCCTAGGGATCTGACGCACCTTGTCATTCTCAGCCCACATACACCCAAGCAAAACGCCCGAGGACAACTAGTAGTTTGTCCTCCGGATGAAAATTATCCAATCCACTTAATGACAATGGAAAGTCAAGATTCTTGCTACAGTGGCCCGTTCCACCAATGATCCAAGGTCGTCCCCAGGCTCGCCTGAATTCAAGGTTAAGGaggttccctcctctcctctctggcaCCTGCTAAAGCCCACCCATCTCCCCCAGGCTATGCAGCTAGGTGTTTCCAGCCCCTTATCCGCAGGGCGCTCCTTTGAGGGAGCCAGCAGTATTCACCGCTCTGATTGACCCTGGAATCCCCCACCTGCTTTGTGAGGTTGCTGTACTGCTTTCTACTCTCACTGTTTAAGTGGCTGGGTGCCTTATCTCAAACCAGTCTCCTTGTGGCAGTGATGCGCAAACTCATCTGCCTGCTGGAGTCCCCCAGGGGGTTTCCACAACACCCATAGCTGTGCCCACACCTGGAGACTGAGACGGTCTGGAAAGTGGCCTGGGCTCTGGACTATTTAAGAGATTCTCCCACGTGACTCTGACCTGCAGACACGTTGAGGAAACACTGCCTTATAGGACCCTCTCGTGTCTGCAAGGGGACTACGCACACGAGGGTCaggaaaatgtttgctgaatgaattacCGTCTGGCCGTGGTCCAAATCATACACAACTGCTAATGATAAGTGTGGGGGCCTTCGAgggtctccccctccctctccaacTCATCAACCCTTTACCCCCAGTACCTTCTTCCAGGAGGGGTGAGGctgtaaaacaaagaatgttgcccACCATTCTGTTCTACAAGGTCAAGTAATTAGGCACTGCTGACCGACCAACCCCTGAGAGGAATTCAGGATGAAGAACaggatgaggcactctgtgctctgggaaaagagGCAGAACAGGCCCTTAGACGGTGAGACGGCTATTTCAGGAAAAACGAGATAaacatttcaagaaaatatttttatgaacctggattcttgcatcttcccatacttagtaaagcactaaattcattaactgaGGTGTCTGTTCCTTGTGACTGGCAGTAACTTTACGCCAAGATGAGAGCTGATAATGGCACAATTTCCTGAGCCAAGATCCTGTACATGctggcttctctctcccctcctcttcgGAGCTGttcctcagagctctctgaggGGCCATCACCAGGGCTGTACCTCAGTAAGACCCTGAATAAAACTCAACTCACAGCTGccgttttttggttttgttttgtttttacagccacaccagagacttatggaagtttctaggctaggaggagtcgaatcggagctacagctgtcagccacagccacagccacagcgacttaGAATCTGAGctgaagggagtgggagggatcgggagcttgggcttatcagacacaacttagaatagatttacaaggagatcctgctgaatagcattgagaactttgtctagatactcatgttgcaacagaacaaagggtggggggaaaaatgtaattgtaatgcatacatgtaaggataacctgatccccttgctgtacagtggggaaaaaaaaaaaaatatatatatatatatatatatatatatatatagctctgGGATCTCCCCCACCAGATTCTGATAAACTAGCTCTTgggctttgaagaaaaaaaaaaagaatctgagctgagtgtgcgacctacaccacagctcacagcaactccttaacccaccgagtgagacctgggatcgaacctaaatcctcatggatactagtctagttcattaccactgagccacatcaggaactcaaCTCACTGCTCTTAtgttctgcatttttctttcagtcaaCAAGGCCTTAAAAGAGGAgtggcctaggagttcccattgtggctcatcagaaatgaatctaggagttcccgctgtgccgcagtggttaacgaatctgactaggaaccatgaggttgcgggttcaatccctggccttgctcagtgggttaaggatccggcgttgccttgagctgtgatgtaggtcacagacacggctcagatctggcattgctgtggctacagttccaattcaacccctagcctgggaacttccacatgcctcaggtgtggccctaaaaagacaaatatataaataaataaaaagaagaatggcTTAAACTCAtggttcttgtttgttttaacagGATGCTCACTCAGTGAATCTAGCTGGCTCAGACAGTATACAGACCCTGGGCCACCTGCTTCCCCGGGTCTCCTGGTTTTGGGGGCTATGGGTCCCAGAGCGGCTCTGCAGTGCTGCAGGTGGAAAGCTGACCTGGGGCCTCTCAGGAGATGCTGGGGAGTGTTCATCTTAGCCTACGAATAACTCGATTTAATCGAGTGTAGAAGTGAGCTGTCTCTGGCATTGTTAAgaaaaatctaaaggaaaaaaaaaaatcaggcttagTCAGATCACAGCCTGTCAGAGAACAATCCCTGCTGGCTGTGAAAGGGTCTGAGCCTGGCTCCCTGGAACAGTCCTGTAAACCCCACAGGGCCCAGTGGGTGGGAGGGCACTTAGGGACTGTCAGGGCACTGGCCTCGGAGGGGTCCCTTACCCCCCATTTCCTTCCCTGGTGACCCAGATGTTCCCAAGATGGGATTAACCGTGCTCAGGTTAGGAACAATTAGATGTAATTGTTTCTTT
This region includes:
- the DCTD gene encoding deoxycytidylate deaminase isoform X2 encodes the protein MSKVPCKKRDDYLEWPEYFMAVAFLSAQRSKDPNSQVGACIVNAENKIVGIGYNGMPNGCSDDLLPWRRTAENILDTKYPYVCHAELNAIMNKNSADVKGCTMYVALFPCNECAKLIIQAGIKEVIFMSDKYHDSNETTAARLMFEMAGVSFRAIPSWLQTFPRQ
- the DCTD gene encoding deoxycytidylate deaminase isoform X1 codes for the protein MSKVPCKKRDDYLEWPEYFMAVAFLSAQRSKDPNSQVGACIVNAENKIVGIGYNGMPNGCSDDLLPWRRTAENILDTKYPYVCHAELNAIMNKNSADVKGCTMYVALFPCNECAKLIIQAGIKEVIFMSDKYHDSNETTAARLMFEMAGVSFRKFTPKCSQIVIDFDSINSRASETLQ